CGTTCCGGGACCTGGCCGGGCCGGCCGGCGGTCAGGTCCTGCAGGACGTCGCCATGGCCGACCTGCTGTACAGCTTCGGTACGGCCAACCCCGGCGCCATCGTGCTGAACAACTTCCCCCGCTTCCTCCAGGAGTTCGAGCGCCCGGACGGCAAGCTGGCCGACCTGGCGGCCACCGACATCCTGCGCACCCGCGAGCTGGGCGTCCCGCGCTACAACGAGTTCCGGCGGCTGCTGCACCTCGACCCGGCGACCAGCTTCGCCGACCTCACCGGCGGGGACCACGGGCTGGCCGCCACGCTGGACGACGTCTACGGCGGCGACCTCGAGGCCGTGGACACGATCGTCGGCATGTTCGCCGAGCAGCGCCCGACCGGCTTCGCGTTCAGCGACACGGCGTTCCGGATCTTCATCCTGATGGCGTCGCGGCGGCTGAACAGCGACCGGTTCCTCAGCTCCGACTTCACTCCCGAGGTCTACAGCCCGGCCGGGTTCGCCTGGGTGCGGGACAACGGGTTCACGTCCGTCCTGCTGCGCCACTACCCCCAGCTGCGGCCGTGCCTGCACGGCGTCAAGAACCCGTTCGCCCCCTGGGTGAGCAGTAGCGGGCCGGCCTGACCCTCGCGGTCAGGCAGCGCCGACCAGCGCGGCGAGCTCCTCGCGGGCGTAGCGCCGGACCAGCAGTGGCACGAACGCCTGCACCTTGGCGTCGGCGAACCGGCTGGCCACCTGGTCCAGGCACTCGTCGACCTGGTGCGGGTCGACGCGCGCGTCGAACTCCTCGTGCAGCATCCGGCTGATCCCGACGAGCTCGTCGCGCGGGGTCTCGACGACGAGCGGGGCGCTGGCAACCGTGGCGATGCTCATGAGCAGAGCGTGGGGCGCGAAGGTGAACGGCAGGTGAACACGACACGACTTCCGGGCGCTGATCCTGAGCCCGCGACGGGCGGGTGCCGGCGGCAGACGGCAGAATCGCCCCGGGAGGTCACGTGGACCAGTCGGTAGGACTCCGCACCGGGACGGCCCGTGGTCGGTGGGTCCTGCTGGCCACGGTCCTGGGCAGCGGGATCGCGTCCC
This DNA window, taken from Angustibacter luteus, encodes the following:
- a CDS encoding three-helix bundle dimerization domain-containing protein, with amino-acid sequence MSIATVASAPLVVETPRDELVGISRMLHEEFDARVDPHQVDECLDQVASRFADAKVQAFVPLLVRRYAREELAALVGAA